The Linepithema humile isolate Giens D197 chromosome 2, Lhum_UNIL_v1.0, whole genome shotgun sequence genome has a segment encoding these proteins:
- the Rich gene encoding guanine nucleotide exchange factor subunit Rich, with the protein MFFPVGWPRVLNSSESNKINAVVCNRDKILFAVLTTDALTIWYCKPCVPIVFSRRSSVSLRKHGENVLVQWRPDSSMLVIATSDSYLLFYRLSDNSPEGRGLYEQRDSPVTSLKRDSAELFIKEVIPSLILNFEKSAWIDGGISSLVCIRDELMVATKTSHVVRHKWDGTMNRDYSLDLRRIPFSSDQQISTVAVPLTENNIYVTDIEYSPLVGGFAIVLSNGKAAFLTAQSLKFDPNQVQGIWARDLDDATCAAVNHKYRLIAIGRQNSEGIVYYVDETTGGLEMSHTLSLSSKDYPGRPGSVKCLRWTPDSCAIALAWEGGGLALWSTFGALLLCSLKWDYGLRVDLTHDNPLFIHTMEWSAEGYQLWMLRESPGPSVTEENGNEMSNLSRSLIQLDFAKSPLTINPCMGHHGHLYLQGEDRLYLNLGAGLSSTASGFHLAAEMPNDSMLQTLAGCKQWLVVPIPSAYSGSNWPIRYTAIDSEGLSLAVAGRTGLAHYSLPSRKWKLFGNESQERDFIVTGGLLWHKGYLIASSYSILDDKDEIRIYPRDSRLDNNYVRSVKMPSQVLLLNTMKDRLLTFCANAQISIYDMVLQNDVEAGGIELTRIQTVDISGLCIHPACVVSATLTTIRAETAGSHPHPESLLLNVSGRLLMVQREHCSDNSEVLFTCGAPTVLASYVENVWVPSRSRRDKPHLTEALWLFCGAHGMRVWLPLFRNHQEKAHAFMSKRIMLPFHLRIYPLAILFEDAILLGAENDTVLFTSDTNSPFSLPFNLLELTSQVYLHQILRQLIHRNLGYHAWEIARSCSALPYFPHSLELLLHEVLEEEATSKDPIPDAQLPSVVEFIREFPGVWARAVVQCARKTEIALWPYLFSVAGPPKKLLQDCLQRQQLDTAASYLIILQNLEPSSVSRQHATLLLDAALEQGRWELSRDLVRFLRAIDPNDVESPRTSWGGSSKLGGVNPPQTPPLSPHEDDLSLVLGTMQVSRSRSYSTTVTPKVQSEKDTAPSSMLEKTRNVVMRRKKSVPTVKTAEKTENKEGSAEEFFIDVILQRHARRLLSARRLTDLGRFAARLDFHLVTWFGRERDRAAKIDDYVATLKAVHEDFAFPYPTLSLPTLQKFRRSSLTSLHSVMSDDETLSPNLAIDLPDSGYTSLPSGRPPYTSLVSPVASLETQFPTAEAKLTPNLINDANSVLSDTSTIWRDDAESIVCWVSPESVGPTEVNPVSAPIGRAEVQLRYLLQLFLEGSCLGWAAVVATVLRDAAAMARTVRTAHAPMQTFDSIINLRDGLLTLTKWSHSECLGYRPFMSNIQGQISLLNRLVITKQQEQEQIPESPSPSPAPSAGSNQRGTLSRSRHSSISHASNTAPLEEERSHECSSLTVEESVFHGSYNNNLNVAEEIIPSQNTCVIS; encoded by the exons ATGTTTTTCCCCGTAGGATGGCCGCGAGTTCTAAATTCCAGCGAATCCAACAAAATAAACGCTGTAGTGTGTAACAGAGACAAAATTCTCTTTGCCGTTCTTACCACGGATGCTCTCACCATCTGGTATTGCAAG CCTTGTGTGCCAATTGTATTTAGCAGAAGATCTTCAGTTTCTCTGCGAAAGCATGGAGAGAATGTTTTGGTTCAATGGAGACCAGATTCAAGTATGCTGGTTATTGCAACATCGGATAGCTATCTGTTGTTCTATCGGCTCTCGGACAATAGTCCAGAGGGCCGGGGACTCTATGAGCAACGAGATTCTCCAGTCACTAGCCTGAAACGAGATAGCGcagaattattcattaaagaaGTTATTCCATCTCTTATCTTAAATTTC GAGAAGTCTGCTTGGATTGATGGTGGAATTAGTTCGTTAGTTTGTATAAGAGACGAACTCATGGTAGCAACCAAAACTAGCCATGTCGTACGCCACAAGTGGGACGGCACCATGAACCGCGACTATTCTTTGGACTTGAGACGTATACCGTTCAGTAGTGATCAACAAATCTCTACTGTAGCTGTACCACTCACGGAGAACAATATCTATGTCACTGATATCGAATATTCGCCTCTCGTTGGAGGTTTTGCTATTGTGCTTAGCAATGGCAAAGCCGCATTTCTTACTGCTCAATCTTTGAAGTTTGATCCCAATCAAGTGCAAGGCATCTGGGCTCGAGATTTGGATGATGCCACTTGTGCCGCTGTTAATCACAAATACCGGCTAATTGCCATTGGTAGACAAAA CTCGGAAGGTATTGTTTATTATGTCGACGAGACAACAGGAGGTTTAGAGATGTCACACACTCTGAGTCTATCCTCCAAGGATTACCCAGGTCGACCAGGCAGCGTCAAGTGTCTTAGATGGACGCCGGACAGCTGTGCTATCGCTCTGGCTTGGGAAGGTGGCGGCTTAGCATTGTGGAGTACTTTTGGCGCTCTCTTGCTCTGCAGTTTAAAATGGGACTACGGCCTACGAGTGGATCTGACGCATGACAATCCTCTGTTCATTCATACGATGGAATGGTCAGCAGAGGGTTATCAGTTGTGGATGTTACGCGAATCTCCAGGACCTTCGGTTACCGAGGAAAACGGCAACGAAATGTCCAATTTAAGTCGTTCTCTTATTCAGTTGGATTTCGCTAAAAGCCCTCTGACCATTAATCCATGCATGGGCCATCACGGGCATCTGTATCTTCAAGGCGAGGATAGACTGTATTTGAATCTAGGCGCTGGATTATCCTCGACGGCTTCTGGTTTTCATCTTGCCGCTGAAATGCCTAACGACAGCATGCTTCAGACACTCGCCGGCTGCAAGCAGTGGCTCGTCGTGCCCATTCCGTCTGCGTACAGCGGTTCCAATTGGCCAATTCGG TATACTGCAATAGACAGCGAAGGTTTGAGTCTTGCGGTAGCTGGTCGAACGGGACTGGCGCATTATTCTCTACCGTCGAGAAAATGGAAGCTGTTCGGCAATGAGAGTCAGGAGCGGGACTTCATAGTGACTGGTGGACTACTGTGGCACAAAGGATATCTTATAGCCAGCAGTTATTCCATTTTGGACGATAAAGACGAAATTAGGATTTATCCACGTGACTCCCGACTCGATAACAATTATGTTAGGAGCGTTAAGATGCCCTCGcaagtattattattgaatacgATGAAGGACAGACTCTTGACGTTTTGTGCCAATGCTCAGATTAGTATTTACGATATGGTATTGCAAAATGACGTTG AAGCTGGTGGTATCGAGCTGACGAGAATACAAACGGTGGACATCAGCGGACTGTGCATACATCCCGCTTGCGTGGTTAGCGCCACATTAACTACGATTCGCGCGGAGACCGCCGGTAGTCATCCTCATCCCGAAAGTCTTTTGCTAAACGTCTCCGGACGTCTCCTCATGGTGCAACGCGAACATTGCTCCGACAATTCGGAAGTCCTGTTTACGTGCGGCGCGCCGACGGTGTTGGCGTCCTACGTCGAGAACGTATGGGTGCCGTCGCGCTCGAGGAGAGACAAGCCTCACTTAACCGAGGCTTTGTGGCTGTTCTGCGGCGCACATGGCATGCGGGTTTGGCTGCCGCTATTCCGTAACCATCAGGAAAAGGCGCACGCCTTTATGAGCAAACGAATAATGCTGCCTTTTCACTTGCGCATCTATCCATTGGCGATACTCTTCGAAGACGCGATTCTACTCGGAGCCGAAAACGACACTGTGCTATTCACATCGGATACTAACTCGCCATTTTCACTGCCTTTCAATTTATTGGAGCTGACG AGCCAAGTGTATCTGCATCAGATCCTGCGCCAATTGATACATCGAAACTTGGGCTATCACGCGTGGGAAATAGCGCGCTCCTGTTCCGCATTGCCGTATTTTCCGCACTCGTTGGAGCTGTTGCTCCACGAGGTCCTCGAGGAGGAAGCGACAAGTAAGGATCCTATTCCGGATGCTCAGTTGCCGTCCGTCGTGGAGTTCATCCGCGAGTTTCCCGGCGTTTGGGCCAGAGCTGTTGTACAATGCGCCCGCAAAACCGAAATCGCCCTTTGGCCGTATCTGTTTTCCGTCGCCGGTCCGCCGAAGAAGCTACTGCAGGATTGCTTGCAGCGTCAGCAGCTCGATACCGCCGCCAGCTACTTGATCATTCTACAAAATTTAGAACCATCCTCCGTCAGCAGGCAGCATGCCACGTTACTGTTGGACGCTGCTTTAGAGCAAGGTAGATGGGAACTGTCGAGAGATCTTGTGAGATTTCTCAGAGCAAtcg ATCCAAATGACGTGGAGTCGCCGCGTACATCGTGGGGCGGTAGTTCGAAATTGGGTGGGGTGAACCCACCGCAGACACCTCCTCTTTCTCCGCATGAGGACGATCTCTCCTTGGTCTTGGGCACTATGCAAGTTTCTCGAAGCCGCAGTTACAGCACTACGGTCACGCCCAAAGTGCAATCTGAAAAAGACACCGCGCCGTCCTCTATGCTCGAGAAAACCCGGAATGTTGTCATGAGGCGCAAGAAATCCGTTCCTACGGTGAAAACTGCTGAAAAGACTGAGaacaa ggAAGGATCGGCGGAGGAGTTCTTCATTGATGTTATTTTGCAACGTCACGCGCGGCGGCTGCTTTCAGCCCGCCGTTTGACCGATTTGGGGCGATTCGCGGCCCGTCTTGACTTCCACTTAGTGACATGGTTCGGTCGAGAGCGTGACAGAGCTGCAAAAATCGATGACTATGTTGCAACTTTGAAAGCGGTCCACGAGGACTTCGCGTTTCCATACCCGACACTTTCGCTGCCGACGCTGCAGAAATTTCGGAGATCCAGCCTTACCTCTCTACATTCTGTAATGTCCGATGACGAGACCTTGTCTCCGAACTTGGCTATTGATCTACCTGATAGCGGATACACTAGTCTTCCAAGTGGTAGGCCACCGTATACATCGTTGGTCTCACCCGTCGCCAGCTTAGAGACGCAGTTTCCTACTGCGGAAGCCAAATTAACACCGAATTTGATAAATG ATGCCAACAGTGTTCTTAGTGATACTAGTACGATTTGGAGGGATGATGCAGAGTCCATTGTGTGTTGGGTCTCGCCGGAATCGGTGGGACCTACAGAAGTCAATCCGGTCTCCGCACCAATCGGTCGAGCAGAAGTGCAGCTTAG gTATTTATTGCAGCTATTTCTTGAAGGCAGTTGTCTAGGATGGGCTGCAGTAGTGGCTACTGTCCTTCGAGACGCAGCGGCCATGGCTAGAACCGTTAGAACAGCTCACGCCCCGATGCAAACTTTCGACTCTATAATTAATCTAAGAGATGGATTGCTCACATTAACCAAATGGTCTCATTCAGAATG CTTAGGATATCGTCCCTTCATGTCCAATATACAAGGGCAAATATCGCTCTTGAATAGACTCGTGATAACTAAGCAGCAGGAACAGGAGCAGATACCGGAGAGTCCTTCGCCGAGCCCGGCACCATCCGCTGGCAGCAATCAGCGCGGTACTCTCTCCCGATCGAGGCATTCGTCGATCAGTCACGCTTCCAATACAGCTCCGCTCGAAGAGGAACGCTCGCACGAGTGTTCATCCTTGACCGTCGAGGAATCGGTATTCCACGGAAGTTACAATAATAATCTCAATGTCGCGGAAGAAATCATTCCGTCACAAAATACTTGCGTGATCTCTTAA